ATTGAGTAAGCGTCACTCAAGTGGGCAatgttggctttctaccaggtaagtGTAAAAATGACATTCAATcagaaatgtcatatttgttttactgttttttCGAGAGGTTCTGTACTCTAATATTGACTATTgttattatcttacctcacacatgaatgtcgctttctcaTTGGCTAAGCaatattctattattttcaatgtaccgcGCTTACAggcaatgtattattttcaatgtacaacAGCTGGgaaattccgaactcttctggtgcttcatggtagtagacaaacctcgagggtacatgagcccatggacccctcgtgaccagtgaacaacttataatgtcttACCCATATTAGTCCTGTCATGGGCGCAATATTGCCCACTTTAAatttaaattcactcactcgctcacattTCAGAAAAGAACGGCGACACATCCACAATGTGTATTCAGACTGACAACAACAACTGTTACCTAAACTTCGCTATTGAAACGAAAATGTGTGGCGCGACGGAGATATTCTatttgaagaaaacaatgaCCTCAAGTGCATATTGTTTTGGTAAGAAACACTCTCTATGATCAGATACAAATTCGTCAACAGACCTTAATACAGATAATTAAACTTTGAAATTTTATCATATAAAAGCGGGATCACTTACTTCATGTCTTACACATGTCCTCAGTTTGTGTAGATACAGGACAAGCCATACTATGGAATACTGACATGCATCGCCAAGGAAAAGTAATGCCGTTTTTCTATAGTACTGCAGTTCATGACAGTTGATGTTATCAGTTTGGGGATTACAGAACATACTGGTCAGTGATATTTCTTCACCTTGCTTGCAGGTAAACCAGGCATACGTAAGTTCTCATGTTTGAATTTAAtttccataaaatatttacGAGAGGTTAAATATTCAACCTCACAGATACATAGCATAATAGCATAAAAAATGGAAACACAGTTACAAGCAGATACCGAACACATCTAAGACAAAGTAAAACTGATGTAAATGGAATGTAAATGTGGAGGAACTAACTGGAGTTTATCAGTGGGCAATGTAATGAAATCAGCACACATGTCATTAAATGGGCTTTATCACACTGGCCTTGTTATAATTTCTGGGTAGGTCATACCGGCTCCCCACAACCAGTATTAGTTTTGGACTCTGGGTCAAACACGGTCTGACTTGGGTGATGGTGCTTCTGGAGACTCTATTGGGCACATGCAGCCTCACTCAAATGAATACAGCGCTGACGGGCGAATACAACCTACCTCATGCCAATACAGCCCATCTCTGATCGATATCGTCCACCTCAGACCAATCCAGACAACTCGGCCAAATATGACTAAACATAGTCTTATGACAAAGCCAGTAGATAAATGCTGATTCAGAACCATTATGTGGTAGCAAATCATAACCATATTATATTCTCTTATGGCGACAGCTCCAACATTTAACGAGAAACCAAACGTTACTATTACACTCCGCAATTACACTGCTCGGAGCGAGCTGGAGTTCCGGTGCGTCTTCAGCAAACACGTAGACGACGTCTTCTACACAACCAGCTGGGTCGTTAACGGAGAGCTTGTCCTCAGTGAAGAACCCTTGAAGTGGGACGATGGAGATGTTATAGAAAAACAGGCTTTGACTGAGGCTAAACTGACCAGTGTAAACATACGTCAGTTTGGATTCGAGGTACATGTTTCAATGCCGTAATGCAATTTATTTAAACCGGTTGATATGGTGAAAGTCAGGGTTTATGTGTTTTGAACGATGTACACCATGCagtatggtctgtaaataatcaagtcggaACCAATGTAATCGACATCGTGACCGTCCAATTGAAGAGGCTGAAATTTTGTTCTTATGACGCTTTAGTCTAAAAACTCTCACTTCTCGTTTCTCAGCCGAATAATCCAACTTTCGTCTGTAAAGAGCACATGCTCGTGTCAAGGCCATTTTGCGTAAGAAGGCCGGTACCGTGGCTTTTGATCTTGCGTCTGGCCTGTTTGCGATTTGTCAGTTTGCTGATGCTAGTCTGGCTGCTGTTGAAGGTTCGTGCCAGCTTACTTCATGAAATCTCTGTATTGGCCTTTATATCTAAAtcggatagaattatcattaaaagaTAATTAAACGAGAGAGAGCTCAAATtcgtcacatgtacctgtgccaTTGTGCACTTTcttgcctgtgccaaccataattATTGTACCATAATTTGCAACATACAccaaatgaaaatatcgactggaggtctaacgttgttgagcactgaaaacaatggcgccTGGTAGTATCGGCAAacgtcaaggtcgaatgtcgtcactctcaatagtgacgtcatcttggttgctctatgacgtgtctatatttgtgaAAACTGCGTAAGTGACCTTCGTTTGATGTTAGCAGTAAATGCGTCTAAACCGATGCCGTTTATATCcttaatttatttaaaattcTGTTCATTTTAGCTGTTCAGTTAGTTCATTTTTTAATAACGGTAGCGCTCAGAGCATTATCATTTGCGGgagccctcggtcttttcaactgccttccttcgtcgggcagttaataaAAAACCTCagacttctgcaaatgataatgccctgaaaattagcgttacccttatattaaCCGCCCTTACTCCATGCGCATCCACAAGTCTTGACATATTAGATTTTTGGTTACCTTATACTTTCTCTGTCCATCAACGGTATTCATGGTGTAATTACGCACGTGCATATGAACCAATGCCCCACAATGTCGTTTTCACGATTCGTGTGGATTTTTCAGACAGCTCCGCAGTTATCGGGACCATATCACCTTTATTTCTGCTTGTGTTCAAACCTGTACCAGCGTTTTTGCGTCAGTATTTCAACTCTCAGTTATCTGCTTTTGAGCTGAACTACATTTGCAAGTGCCATATATAAGTATCTAAGAATAATGTACCACGCTACAATTTTTTTTCTCATTCGGAAATGATTAACCACCTCTAGTTTTCTTTTCAACAGTTGCGGTGCTCAGTCAGAGCTAGCGTCAGAAAGGACACGGCAGCCAGTGTTCCTGTGTTGTCATATTCGAAGTTTATAGGAATTAAGGTAAACAGTTTcgttattatattttgtttattgtttcccTGTGTCATTAATCTGAGCCTGCATCTGCTCAAGGCGGTAGTCCAATGCAACATGAccgaaaatatttacatgtgtttgacCTTATTTTGCCGCTTACACTTTTACACGTCTTTTCTATTTACAGAATACATTTTCGTGGTGGACGACTTGTGTTATTAAACTCTGAAAAAGTCTTTACTCCTTGCATTGCTCCATCAAGTCACTAAAGCTTGGGCTCGTTTCTAAATTGAAAGTTAATTGAGAAAGTAAATACTGTTTACTGTCATCCACAGATATCTAATAAATCCCTTGAGCTATCAGAAGGAGAATCCGCCAAGATCTCCCTGCAGTTGACTGTACCATTTGGCTGCGGGACTGACGGTCTTGGATGTGAGCTCCCCATAGAATCAGTTCAACTTGGTATGTGCATATATAAAGACAATGGAGACCTTGAGGGATTCCAGTTaagagtgtttgtttgtctttttattTAATGTCTCACTTAGCAATAGTCTAACGttggtctggatcagacaattcagtgatcaaccgAATGAGCATTGATATACCCAACTGTGATTACagtgatacaatgatatgtcaaTGTCAACCAAGATAGCGggccctttagtcgcctcttacgacaagtggtaaaatattgtaaaatcattACCCCTAGAGGTATGTAAgttcaaaaactttcaaagtatcCTGAAAGTTACTATTATTCATACTGCAGTATATATGTCATCTGAACTTATGGCTAGGCTTGTTTACAATCGCTAACATACGAagggatagtgtaaatccaacttGGGTCCAAGCAAGTAGTGAAAGTACTGAAAGTCCCCACGgactctagtatggtgatctaccttcagttgtaggAGTCCTGTAACGTTAAAGTGTAAGGGTCTGTCAGTGTTTAATTATCTCCAAGTAACATTAGTATTCGTATTTCAGAGATCACCGCTGATTGTAAACAGGCTAGGCTGGCAAGTTCAACTTGTGGAACAGTTATTTCAGCTGCTGAGTGGGATAAACCCGCCACAATCACAGTGTTTGGTCAAGTTTCTCAAAGTCTCGGATCAACAAGTACTGCCTTGAAACTGAAGCTGGTGACCCCTGATGTGCTTCTTGGCAACGAGTTTTGGGCCAACTATACTGTTGGCGTCATCACGGTACAACTTaaattttctttcaaaagtcGTTTGCATTTACattgctgaattaatttcagagAAGTAAAATCAATATAGCGCCGAAATTTGTAATGTTATGAGGGGAGATGTAGTCAACGCCTTGTCCGTCTGTCcgtcgtctgtctgtccgtaatAATTTCTTTTCCAGAGGATGACTGACAAACATGTTAACCATTTTTCAACCCAAAATGGTATAAATAGGAAACAGTGGTcccattttctcagtttccaaaGAGGCCATTTGGACTTACTTTCTAAAGGGAGTTGTgagctttgtttccggagcacaactgcAAAACCTCCCGACGTCTTCCAACACAATTTGGTAGATTTATGAGACAGATCCCAATGAGGTGCCTGTTGATATTTGCAGATgtttgcatttatatttttcatgatttccatggaaacgatttggactCAGTAAAAGTTGAAAGTAAGTGTCAGATGATTTGATCTTCCAAACTTGTAGTGGCCCGGCATAGGCGGATTCAGAATGGGTAGGgatcctgaaagtttattaaataaccattgaaatgaaaatgaagtgtccAAGCCCCTCCCATTCTCAACAGTGTGCACATTGCCCCCAGCCCTGCACAAAAATCTGTTTCTTCTTGTTCTTCTAATATGCTATAAAATATATCTCCATCGTATCGCGAATCATCATAAATATATTCTAAACATTGATGCATGGATTAAAGTATGCTATGTGTATGTTCAGGTCCAGCTGATAAAGAACACACAGTCGATTGCGTGGAAGTCCTGTCACGCTGTCAGTGACCCACACATGAAGACCTTTGATGGAAGGTGAATTGTATATGACTATTTATATCTCGGTGTATAACGACAGTGGTTTTAGTAATTAACAAAATACTCATCCGGTGGGAAAACCAGTGATGGAAATTCTCACAGGTCATGAACGCTACTGTACAAGGGAAAATTCCCTAAACAATTATAGTAAATTGTATACGTACCTGTTTTTTTCACTTCATCATATATGTTATTTGAAGTTATTGCTAAATTATTAAAactgctaacatctgaaggggtggtgtaaacccagctaggaCCCATGCTGCGACATTAAGCATAAGTCATAAGTGACCGCGGCATTACAGTCAGCTGTGATTTTCTCTTTGGTGATCCCATGTGCTGACTCATCACACGGCATATTGTTTACCTCAAGGAAGTTCCATCACAGATGTTAAAGTCCAAGAAAAATGCAAGTACTGTCTGCCGAGTATCAAGCTGTGATGATATATAAAATCGACATTAGGCTCATACTGTTCAGATATTGACGTTTACAGGTGCAGGACCTCTGTTTGATATAGCTGTCAGTTTTCTTTGGTTGATTCCCTGTCTTAACTAATGAAACTCACCAGACATCATAGTGTTCGCCTCAAGGGATTTACATCAGTGATGTTAGAATTCAAGTAAACAACCAACGAAGCATTCGTGTACTGTCTGGGGTTATCAGGCTCACGCTGAGGGAAGATGACATGCAGATCCGGCATTAGGTTCATAGTTTTCAAACACTGACTGACAAAGTGTTTACGCTTACCTGTTTACTTGTTTATTTCAGGAGGTACGAACATCAACACGACGGTGTCTTCACCATGTACAAGCACGATACTTTTCCAATTGAGGTATGTAGAATTAATTGGTCAAGGTGTTAGCTCgcttgaaaatattacatttgatTTACTACCATCTCAGTGATAGGTCAAGATAATAAAAGTCCTTATGAGAAATCCAAACCAATGTCAGAATCGACTAACAATTTCTGGTGTATCCGATGTTTATGAATTAATATCAAACAGTGATAATACCAGGTCAGTGAAACTCATGAACCTGATGGCAAATGTGCTAGACAAAACACACACGGTTACATATGTAACAGTTGAAATAGGAAATCATACCATTTGTATATCATTCTGGTAACTGATACGTCACATTCAGAAACGCCCTCAGCATGCCATTCCTAAATGTAACTGAAAGCTTCAAAAGACCTTGAATGTTGATCAAACAACTTGaccaaacaacttccatacaagAGTATTACGCCCTTTGAAATTCTGGTAATAAGATCAAAAACTTAAGTCGTACTGTCTTGTAAACATGACCTATAAAAAAGAAATGCTTACATCTAAATAAAATCAACAGAAAACTACACTTCTTCTAGAACCTTGACTACTAGGCTAGCTGGTAATGGCCCAggtgacataactccatttttCAGTTGTTATTGACTGCCCACTAAGAATCTCTTTATGTGTCATATCATTTTATCAAAGGGGTAGCCTACAAGCCCCTGCAGTACAACAGTCTCTGATATGGTTATGATTATGCAAAGGGGTTTATCGTATATTTTGCATGTTACCTTCCTATGACACCGTatttaatattgttttgttttcgtaaAGGCTGGTGTACTCATTAGGCTCTACTGGTTGCATCACAATAGGTTCAAATAAAGACAGCAGATTGCGGATACGGTCGGTGCAATGCTTTGTGTAATTGTGGAGCTGCTGTACGAGCTGGTAGGACTGTGTTTGAGTTAAACAGGTGCCCTGGACAATCCAGTATCTGGGCAATAGAATACACACTGTGTGAAGACACCGGAGATGTTCTACAGGTCAAGAAGAGAAACAGCAGTTATGAGGTacttcatgttttcttatttgcgtatatttcatctgtttcacCTAAGTTCACATAGTCCCCGTGGAAGGCCATTTCAGTTGCAAAACTAAATACATTTTGCTAGTTTGACCTATATATGTTTTTTATCTTTCTGGGTTACAAAGTGGCCATCAGTTTGTCCCCTGTTAAACCAGACTCCATTTGAAACATACTACAAACATTATAAATGAAAACTAGAAGTGCTTCTATTGATAACAGAACAGAAATGCAAGATAGGTTTGATGCTAAAAGTGCACGTGAGAGGTCATAGTcaattattttgaatgtttacaCTGTAAAAAAAAAGACAtgcaaaaaacatgtttttaagaaTTTCCTTCATTACCTTAGTGTAATTTCGACAGTACGtgcattttaaaaattaaaattccATTTAGAAGGTCCCAAAATGGATAGACGTTGTCATCAGTGCGACAAGACTATTATAAAagaacacatacatgtatgccaCTTTTCGAATAATTTATTGCGTTTGTTTAAGAGCAGTTATTTCAagtaatttttaaaatgtggacATGCTATAGACAAAGAGGTTGCAAATACAAAAGCAATCTTTATTGTTGTCTTTCTGTTTACTTAGTCCACAAGTCAATACTATGTAAGGCCACCATTGCCGGAGTTTCAGGAGACCAATATTCTCAATATTACCTAAGCGTTTCTTGTATATACCTATAACTTTGCTTCCGATGAATATCTTGGGTTTCTTCTAACTAGGATTCCAGTCATGATGGGTTCACGTGCCGTGATGTACAGCACACACGTTATAATTCAAGCCTACAGTTTTAGTCTGTCTTCATCAATGCTCACGATGTCAATCTCTTTTTAATGCCGaactaagcaatattctagttacatgatggccatctgtaaataatcgctatgacaaaacaatccagttaTTGACATAATGTGCATCGACCTAGACAATCTGGAACAAGTGCATACACCACAACTGCATGATCATGACGACTAGTTCTAATCCGCATCTTCGCATATCTCAAGATAGATTGTGGAAGGAAAGTAAATGATTAGGATTATTTTTTGTCCAAACAAATTATGATCTTGTGTGCATGAATCACCGTCAAATAGTGGTGACACGTGGTTATAAGGGTCACCTTACTCTTCCACAGATTTATTTGCCGACTGGAGGGAGAGTAAAGGTTAATGTCTACAGTATGTACCtcaacatttacatctaccCGTCAGTCCAGGATGAGAATCACAGTCTAGGTCTGTGTGGGACACTGACAGGAAACAGCAAGGACGACTTCGTCCCCAGGAACGGCAACTACTCCACAGATGACACAGCAGTGGGCGACACTTCATACAGAAATTGGCAGAATCTTCTTACTGCATTCTCGAATTCATGGAAGTGAGACTTTTATCATATCCAACTGGTGATTTTACGAAGCTGTCGGCAATAGTGCCGCCACAATCTGAATGGATAACCAGAAAGTCAAGGAATGATGGCACACTATCTGCCATGTCAAACGTTGTTATTTATACAGGCATAATATTCCTTGCAAATTTAGTAAATCCGAATAATTAACAGAAACCCATGATATGTGGTGATTAAAGAGGAAATCCACAGTACCACGACTAAAGATTTATGGATTATCCACATATATTAGTTCATTTAGCTTGCATTTACAATAAATGTTTCAGGGTTGATAAAGCAAGTGACCTTTTTGATCCGGACGCTCATGGATCACTGTCAGCTTGGCCCCAGACAAACCTTTATTGTTCTTGTTCTCCGGATCCTGGACCAGGAACACTCACTAAAAAAGTAAACTGCAATGCAGCCATTCATAAGGTGTGTAACACTCTCCCGGGCTTCACGGACGTGGTCCCGACTAAATGCACAATTACCGATAGACGACGGAGATCTGCAGGTGTCCGTTCAGAATCTCCAAGGAGATCACGCCGGgtaggaaaatattttttaaaataatgtttgttgacatgccatgtatttttattttgtatgaCTACATTTGGACATTACATGTCCGTTTTACTCTTTGTACATTACATAatgcatgtaaatatttataCGTTAGACAGTACTGTCATATTATCACTGATACTCAAAAAGCTGTTATGTTGAATGCTGCACGTTAAGCTCAGTATAT
The window above is part of the Haliotis asinina isolate JCU_RB_2024 chromosome 1, JCU_Hal_asi_v2, whole genome shotgun sequence genome. Proteins encoded here:
- the LOC137258638 gene encoding von Willebrand factor D and EGF domain-containing protein-like — protein: MQHDRKYLHISNKSLELSEGESAKISLQLTVPFGCGTDGLGCELPIESVQLEITADCKQARLASSTCGTVISAAEWDKPATITVFGQVSQSLGSTSTALKLKLVTPDVLLGNEFWANYTVGVITVQLIKNTQSIAWKSCHAVSDPHMKTFDGRRYEHQHDGVFTMYKHDTFPIEVQIKTADCGYGRCNALCNCGAAVRAGRTVFELNRCPGQSSIWAIEYTLCEDTGDVLQVKKRNSSYEIYLPTGGRVKVNVYSMYLNIYIYPSVQDENHSLGLCGTLTGNSKDDFVPRNGNYSTDDTAVGDTSYRNWQNLLTAFSNSWKVDKASDLFDPDAHGSLSAWPQTNLYCSCSPDPGPGTLTKKVNCNAAIHKVCNTLPGFTDVVPTKCTITDRRRRSAGVRSESPRRSRRAANEWRNGWTEVKARTFCEKLFKESRSVPTCKNVTGLDISGSIDNCILDIQSTGTTDFIFSSIDTVRDKCLHEVLVDPELQMRNGTKNMSVFDSVVAEACLNDCSGKGACTNGDCVCQTNYGGADCSVDLIRPPKLSETERVVTCDMSREACDVVSVRGETFVDGVSTCLVEKITDTESLQEKNVSVVHGATVVSISHAQCKIVTSDSTGSDDMDHVRAHQISIANSAGNYGDTVVLIALNSTCIQAESGREAKFNWTVKVYKLE